The Candidatus Gracilibacteria bacterium genome window below encodes:
- the purH gene encoding bifunctional phosphoribosylaminoimidazolecarboxamide formyltransferase/IMP cyclohydrolase: protein MSLSAQKKPEIFTVLASVSDKTGLIDFMRKLEVVQKANGRELTILSTGGTAKALRDAGFDITDVSEYTGYDEMMSGRVKTLHPKVHGGLLGRKGIDDAVMEQYDIKAFDMAVINLYPFEATIAKPDVTHEDAIENIDIGGPAMVRSSAKNHAEVTIVTSPAQYDGVLADLHSHAGKTPLTTRKKLARMAFAHTAHYDTAIAYYLAKKEADEEYEQNGGDLRQITPENPLHFHQPIRLKYGENAHQKYAYFIPDEDNVANPLGLANFTVIEGTLPSFVGFTDISRLVAYLEAIEQTMSHDGKIPAIALGAKHGNTCGAAVHENPVEAVKNMVTGDTRALFGGAILLSFPVTEEIMDALLHHGMPDGQKRLLDEIIAPSFDTDAIALAARKNGKCRFITNPHLVSGGVRVPQTQSIRAIRDGVLLQDAPKFIPTIGQFVPTPSPDVWRDIQLAWAIGSRSTSNTITIVKNGQLIGNGVGQQDRVGAVELAIKRATDAGHSVVGAVAYSDSFFPFSDGVEALGRARITTLFATSGSVQDAHVRQKCEELGITFYTLPDKEARGFSEH, encoded by the coding sequence ATGTCTCTTTCTGCTCAAAAAAAACCAGAGATATTTACAGTTTTGGCATCTGTATCAGATAAAACAGGGCTCATTGATTTTATGAGAAAACTTGAGGTCGTTCAAAAAGCTAACGGTCGAGAACTCACGATACTTTCCACTGGAGGAACGGCAAAAGCATTGAGAGATGCGGGGTTTGATATCACGGATGTCTCTGAATATACTGGCTATGATGAGATGATGAGCGGTCGAGTGAAGACACTTCATCCAAAGGTTCATGGAGGTCTCCTCGGAAGAAAGGGGATTGATGATGCCGTCATGGAACAGTATGATATCAAAGCATTTGATATGGCAGTGATAAATCTCTACCCATTTGAAGCTACTATAGCAAAGCCCGATGTCACTCATGAAGATGCTATCGAAAATATCGACATTGGTGGACCAGCGATGGTCCGATCGTCTGCAAAAAATCATGCAGAAGTCACTATTGTTACGAGTCCAGCCCAATATGACGGAGTACTCGCTGATCTGCATTCTCATGCTGGAAAAACCCCCTTAACAACACGTAAAAAACTTGCGAGAATGGCATTTGCCCACACAGCACACTATGACACTGCCATTGCTTATTATCTTGCAAAAAAAGAAGCCGACGAAGAGTATGAACAAAATGGTTGAGATCTTCGCCAGATAACGCCAGAAAATCCGCTCCATTTTCACCAACCAATCCGTCTCAAATATGGAGAAAATGCTCATCAGAAATACGCCTATTTTATTCCCGATGAAGACAACGTCGCAAATCCTCTCGGCCTCGCAAATTTTACGGTTATCGAGGGGACACTACCCAGCTTTGTCGGATTCACTGATATTTCTCGACTTGTGGCATATCTCGAAGCAATAGAACAGACCATGAGTCATGATGGAAAAATTCCTGCTATCGCCCTCGGCGCAAAACATGGCAATACGTGTGGTGCTGCTGTCCATGAGAATCCCGTTGAAGCCGTAAAAAATATGGTTACCGGTGATACACGTGCTCTATTTGGTGGAGCGATTTTACTCTCATTTCCTGTCACTGAAGAAATCATGGATGCCCTCCTGCATCATGGCATGCCTGATGGTCAAAAACGTCTGCTCGATGAAATCATCGCACCATCTTTTGATACTGATGCGATAGCTCTTGCTGCTCGAAAAAATGGGAAATGTCGTTTTATCACCAATCCACATCTGGTATCAGGATGAGTGCGTGTGCCTCAGACACAGTCAATACGCGCTATCCGTGACGGCGTATTGCTCCAAGATGCACCAAAATTTATCCCCACTATTGGTCAGTTTGTTCCTACGCCTTCACCAGATGTGTGGAGGGATATACAACTTGCATGGGCGATAGGTTCTCGCTCAACCAGCAATACTATCACCATCGTAAAAAATGGTCAACTCATCGGAAATGGCGTCGGTCAACAGGATAGAGTAGGAGCCGTGGAACTCGCGATCAAACGAGCTACTGATGCTGGGCATAGTGTAGTATGAGCTGTTGCGTATAGTGATAGCTTCTTCCCATTTTCAGATTGAGTCGAGGCACTGGGAAGAGCTCGCATCACCACTCTATTTGCCACGTCTGGATCTGTGCAAGATGCTCATGTGCGCCAAAAATGTGAAGAGCTCGGTATCACCTTCTATACTCTTCCAGATAAGGAAGCTCGTGGATTTTCCGAGCATTAG
- the mtnN gene encoding 5'-methylthioadenosine/S-adenosylhomocysteine nucleosidase, with translation MTKILIISALAEEMAPITQYLGLAQTMKVGDIIEHEGYIFAVSSVGKVSAAMMLTKVLEKYDIKSIINIGLAGSLSPHLAFGDVVIAEHTVEHDGIIEGDDEAQKRIYPLFALTTVEHPELKRGILVTGDQFINSGDVKELLQAKGGQLVDMEGAALAKVAHHYKTPLVILKVISDHADEGAEKDFETNLHAGERVVKHLPFILGFLSQK, from the coding sequence ATGACTAAAATACTTATTATCTCTGCTCTAGCAGAAGAGATGGCGCCTATCACTCAATATCTCGGACTCGCACAAACGATGAAAGTAGGAGATATCATAGAACACGAGGGGTATATATTTGCCGTGAGCTCTGTCGGTAAAGTCAGTGCCGCCATGATGCTCACAAAAGTACTCGAAAAATATGATATAAAATCAATTATCAATATCGGGCTCGCGGGAAGTCTCTCTCCGCACCTTGCCTTTGGCGATGTCGTGATAGCTGAGCACACCGTCGAACACGATGGCATCATAGAAGGCGATGATGAAGCACAGAAAAGGATCTATCCTCTCTTCGCACTTACCACCGTCGAACATCCCGAACTGAAGCGATGAATCCTGGTCACTGGTGATCAATTTATCAATTCATGAGATGTAAAAGAACTGCTTCAAGCAAAAGGAGGACAGCTCGTTGATATGGAATGAGCCGCTCTCGCAAAAGTCGCACATCACTATAAAACGCCACTTGTCATACTCAAGGTCATCTCTGACCACGCTGATGAAGGTGCTGAAAAGGATTTTGAAACCAATCTCCATGCTGGCGAACGAGTCGTCAAACATTTGCCTTTTATTTTAGGATTTCTCAGCCAAAAATAA
- the hisS gene encoding histidine--tRNA ligase has protein sequence MEIPQKVRGTQDWFGEQQRYYTFIKKVSRHIFRHFGFTRISTPVMEMRDLIVRSIGLETDVVSKELYEFKDKKGRDLVLKPESTAGVMRSYLENFSQEPQPVYLYYIEPHFRYDRPQKGRFRQFHQLGAEIIGERDAVLDSENIHMAVKILRDCGLGEKFTLKINTLGNTKEREAYVGELQQYFRGKSHLLDEIDQARVEKNPLRLLDSKNPDVREILPYAPQLKAFFKKDTIAYYEAVKEYLDILKIPYVEDPTLVRGLDYYCDVVFECVDNSGRTQDAYCGGGRYDGLATSIGSKNPVPAVGFAMGVERLIDSMKESGLSVINKDILDLYFVQVGEEAKKIALPLSIEARDRGLKVSASFGSPSMKTQLKKANQLNARYVAIIGIMEARRGVCQFKDMATGIQKEVKLSELIKVMTDIVGEENLDFYDPMKELLFTAPAVETV, from the coding sequence ATGGAAATTCCGCAAAAAGTTCGTGGCACACAAGATTGGTTTGGTGAGCAACAGCGCTATTACACGTTTATAAAAAAAGTATCTCGACATATTTTTCGACACTTTGGGTTTACTCGTATTTCCACTCCCGTTATGGAAATGCGCGATCTCATCGTCCGTTCTATCGGACTCGAGACGGATGTTGTCAGCAAAGAGCTCTACGAGTTTAAGGATAAAAAAGGTCGTGACCTGGTCCTCAAACCAGAATCCACGGCTGGTGTCATGCGTTCGTATCTCGAAAATTTTTCTCAAGAACCACAGCCCGTGTATCTTTACTACATAGAGCCGCATTTTCGCTATGATCGACCACAGAAGGGGCGTTTTCGACAGTTTCATCAGCTCGGCGCTGAGATTATCGGCGAACGAGATGCTGTCCTCGACTCCGAAAATATCCATATGGCTGTCAAAATCCTTCGGGACTGTGGACTGGGAGAAAAGTTTACACTCAAGATAAATACTCTCGGAAACACAAAAGAACGTGAGGCGTATGTTGGTGAGCTCCAGCAGTATTTCCGTGGAAAATCTCATCTTCTCGACGAGATAGATCAGGCACGTGTCGAGAAAAATCCTCTTCGTCTGCTCGACTCAAAAAATCCTGATGTCCGTGAGATTCTTCCGTATGCCCCTCAACTGAAGGCCTTCTTCAAAAAAGATACAATTGCCTATTACGAAGCCGTGAAAGAGTATCTTGATATTCTCAAAATTCCGTACGTCGAAGACCCTACCCTGGTCCGTGGGCTCGACTATTATTGCGATGTTGTCTTTGAATGTGTCGATAATTCTGGTCGCACACAAGACGCCTACTGTGGTGGTGGACGCTATGATGGACTTGCGACAAGCATTGGCTCAAAAAATCCTGTTCCTGCCGTCGGTTTTGCGATGGGTGTGGAACGTCTTATCGACTCTATGAAGGAGTCCGGACTTTCTGTTATCAATAAAGATATCCTCGATCTCTACTTTGTCCAAGTCGGCGAGGAAGCGAAAAAAATCGCTCTTCCGCTCAGTATCGAAGCACGTGATCGTGGGCTCAAAGTATCGGCTTCATTTGGGTCTCCTTCGATGAAGACGCAGCTGAAAAAGGCCAATCAACTCAATGCACGATATGTCGCTATCATCGGTATTATGGAAGCACGACGAGGTGTTTGCCAGTTCAAAGATATGGCAACGGGTATTCAAAAAGAAGTAAAACTGTCTGAGCTTATCAAAGTAATGACCGATATCGTCGGTGAAGAAAATCTCGATTTCTATGATCCGATGAAGGAGCTCCTGTTTACGGCTCCGGCAGTGGAGACAGTATAG
- a CDS encoding adenine phosphoribosyltransferase, translated as MGKSYKDLISSHPDFPKQGVIFREISPLLFDVEARKNIIEEFGNFMNGKNITAIAGIDARGFLLAGMLAERFQLPLVMIRKKGKLPDETTFEASYELEYGVATLSMRRDILKSDDIVFIVDDVLATGGTLQAAIELIRNCGVQSIYVGVLVELLFLKGRNKLSPIDIFSTIQYD; from the coding sequence ATGTGAAAAAGTTATAAAGATCTGATATCGAGTCATCCCGATTTTCCCAAGCAATGAGTGATCTTCCGAGAGATTTCTCCGCTTCTTTTTGATGTAGAAGCCAGAAAAAATATCATAGAAGAATTTTGAAACTTTATGAATGGCAAGAATATTACCGCGATTGCTGGTATCGATGCTCGCGGATTTCTTCTCGCATGAATGTTGGCTGAGAGATTTCAGCTTCCTCTCGTGATGATACGTAAAAAAGGGAAACTTCCCGACGAAACGACTTTTGAAGCTTCCTACGAGCTCGAATATGGAGTAGCAACCCTCTCAATGCGAAGAGATATTTTAAAATCAGACGATATCGTATTCATAGTCGATGATGTCCTGGCGACAGGAGGTACGCTCCAAGCAGCGATTGAGCTCATCAGAAACTGCGGAGTACAATCCATCTACGTCGGAGTTCTTGTGGAATTACTCTTTCTCAAATGAAGAAACAAATTATCACCAATAGATATTTTTTCAACCATTCAATATGACTAA
- a CDS encoding NUDIX domain-containing protein, producing MRQPTFYSAVFGIIRDPQGRILFQKRQNTGFRDGMYQLPSGHLEGTETMKEALIRELREELDIVVGEEDLKIVHIVHTVGSDRTYFNIYMDILKYVGTLKNLEPHKCESIDFYDLEEIQGQESFAYETETLLRIQAGESFSEKDYKILKIF from the coding sequence ATGCGTCAACCGACTTTTTATTCAGCAGTATTTGGTATCATACGTGATCCACAGGGGAGGATCTTGTTTCAAAAACGACAAAATACTGGCTTTCGAGATGGTATGTATCAGCTTCCGTCAGGACATCTGGAAGGTACTGAGACGATGAAAGAAGCCCTGATTCGTGAGCTCCGAGAAGAGCTGGATATCGTCGTATGAGAGGAGGATCTCAAGATAGTACATATTGTCCATACTGTTGGGTCTGATCGGACCTATTTTAATATCTATATGGATATTCTTAAATATGTCTGAACACTGAAGAATCTTGAGCCCCACAAATGCGAAAGTATCGATTTTTATGATCTAGAAGAGATACAGGGGCAAGAATCATTTGCGTATGAAACAGAGACCCTCCTCCGTATCCAGGCAGGCGAGTCATTTTCGGAAAAAGATTACAAAATATTAAAAATTTTCTAG
- a CDS encoding UPF0489 family protein, whose translation MSIYSSGFFITEPVSNNRLDYAVRKGPKIYVPDLIEGTLDDVKIGEHTAIETIVDGAIRSATGLKHHIFLKNARVPTWICDNHNHAFTFWYEALQKGCIQTGGLLVHIDQHTDLATPTVLPIQNTKSKIQNDINKKNPSFCTLNSVFCTLSEVEDYTNTVLTIADFIVPALATGLFSEALMVTGENREGVNAFIWENNQLKKCVSLAPLSRGELKGGSVIVDLDLDYFSQGFDENETFATVRYWLAKADIITIATSPLFIEQEKALSILKSLQKDLLLL comes from the coding sequence ATGTCCATCTATTCTTCTGGATTTTTTATTACCGAACCCGTGAGTAATAATCGTCTGGATTATGCAGTGAGAAAGGGCCCAAAAATTTATGTGCCTGATCTTATCGAAGGTACTTTAGACGATGTAAAAATCTGAGAACATACCGCTATTGAGACCATTGTTGATGGTGCTATTCGATCAGCAACATGATTGAAACATCATATCTTTCTCAAAAATGCTCGTGTACCAACCTGGATCTGTGATAATCATAATCATGCCTTTACTTTTTGGTATGAAGCACTTCAAAAATGATGTATTCAAACAGGTGGGCTCCTCGTGCATATTGACCAACATACAGACTTGGCAACACCTACGGTATTGCCAATACAAAATACAAAGAGCAAAATACAAAACGATATAAACAAAAAAAATCCTTCATTTTGTACTTTGAATTCTGTATTTTGTACTTTGTCGGAAGTTGAGGACTATACCAATACTGTCCTCACTATTGCGGATTTTATCGTACCAGCACTCGCGACATGACTTTTTTCTGAGGCATTGATGGTAACAGGAGAAAACAGAGAAGGGGTGAATGCCTTTATCTGGGAAAATAATCAATTAAAAAAATGTGTATCTCTTGCCCCCCTGTCAAGGGGGGAATTAAAGGGGGGTTCGGTAATTGTCGATCTCGATTTGGATTATTTTTCTCAAGGATTTGATGAGAATGAAACATTCGCTACGGTTCGTTATTGGCTTGCAAAAGCGGATATTATCACGATTGCGACGAGCCCACTTTTTATCGAACAAGAGAAAGCTCTCAGTATTTTGAAAAGTTTGCAAAAAGACCTCCTTTTGCTATAA
- a CDS encoding phosphoribosyltransferase family protein, with amino-acid sequence MCGIVAIVTDHSAEAAHSLAVALEGLRHRGPDAVGALMYYDGILRNVVRARKVDERFLQQVELMGSVDDVSGSAIALGHTRYKTSGTHNPHNSQPFQIGHDNIRLEILFNGNIPNHVQIRRECMSGYTFQTDGDTETLARFLLHYLESAPHTSCRVSIYDAITEAVREVLRVFQGGYSVIGVFGGVVFAFKDPFGIRPLALGKKGQSYIFASENHFFEKIGYEYRGELPNGSIVFPGREPLSLLSEPTPQHPDVFEFVYLARNKSCLYEVNNSEVRFDLGFSAAQELCHTHPEWEFDRVVAVPNGANIMRQGVCAALGMDGSGPNGMTRKSHSERSFMASEQVEREKIVRDKFIIDSEHIRGQRILLIDDSIVRGTTMQVIVDMLLEVGASSITVLSASPIVHYGDKYGIAMSTRELIGIDHTSNAQRSREDIEKKLFYNSITGQQNARLFYPSVPNFLAVFKKHGFSHVHAGYFTGEFCSG; translated from the coding sequence ATGTGCTGAATTGTTGCTATTGTCACCGATCATTCTGCTGAAGCCGCTCATTCACTGGCAGTGGCTTTAGAGGGGCTCAGGCATAGAGGACCGGATGCAGTAGGCGCACTGATGTATTATGATGGCATACTCCGAAATGTCGTGCGAGCACGCAAAGTAGACGAACGATTTTTACAACAGGTGGAACTTATGGGAAGTGTGGATGATGTTTCAGGATCCGCGATAGCACTTGGGCATACGCGGTATAAAACGAGTGGTACCCATAATCCTCATAATTCTCAACCATTTCAAATCGGGCATGATAATATACGACTTGAGATCCTCTTTAATGGAAATATTCCTAATCATGTACAAATTCGTCGTGAGTGTATGAGCGGGTATACGTTTCAAACTGACGGAGATACTGAGACGTTAGCACGATTTTTGCTCCATTACCTTGAGTCCGCTCCTCATACATCTTGTCGAGTCAGTATCTATGATGCCATCACGGAAGCTGTGAGAGAAGTTCTCAGAGTATTTCAGGGGGGATATTCTGTTATTGGTGTATTTTGATGAGTTGTTTTTGCATTTAAAGATCCTTTTGGTATTCGTCCGCTCGCACTCTGAAAAAAGTGACAGAGTTATATTTTTGCATCAGAGAATCATTTTTTTGAGAAGATAGGATATGAGTATAGAGGAGAGCTCCCAAATGGCTCTATTGTGTTTCCATGAAGGGAACCACTATCACTTTTGAGTGAACCCACCCCACAGCACCCTGATGTATTCGAATTTGTCTATCTTGCGAGAAATAAATCATGTCTTTATGAAGTCAATAATTCTGAAGTACGTTTTGATCTTGGTTTTTCAGCGGCTCAAGAGCTTTGTCACACTCATCCAGAGTGGGAGTTTGATCGAGTAGTAGCCGTCCCAAATGGTGCCAATATTATGCGACAATGAGTATGTGCTGCTCTCGGGATGGACGGTTCAGGACCAAATGGTATGACGAGAAAGTCACATTCCGAACGATCATTTATGGCTTCTGAACAAGTCGAAAGAGAAAAAATCGTACGAGACAAATTTATCATAGACTCTGAACACATTCGATGACAAAGGATTCTCCTTATCGATGACTCCATCGTTCGTGGTACGACCATGCAGGTTATTGTCGATATGCTCTTAGAAGTATGAGCATCTTCGATTACCGTCCTTTCTGCGAGTCCTATTGTCCATTATTGAGATAAATACGGCATAGCTATGTCGACCAGAGAACTGATAGGCATCGATCATACGAGCAATGCGCAAAGAAGTCGAGAAGACATAGAAAAAAAACTTTTTTATAATAGTATCACAGGACAACAAAATGCCCGACTTTTTTATCCCTCTGTTCCAAATTTTCTTGCCGTCTTTAAAAAACATGGATTTTCACATGTCCATGCTGGTTATTTTACAGGAGAATTTTGTAGCGGTTAA
- a CDS encoding D-alanine--D-alanine ligase family protein, whose translation MSKIRVLVLFGGQSGEHEVSLASARSVVSALDHEKYDIIPVLITKNGRWIASGTALDILSGGQEIAEGTSLPDFRAMGVDVVFPVLHGPYGEDGRLQGLLDMIGLPYVGSGVGGSAVGMDKIYSKAVFTQAGLKQLPFYAFNAYDWKTNQTAVIGGIEALGYPVFVKPANMGSSVGISKVKSSEALVAAIEEAIVYDTRIVVEKGLNRPREIELAVLGNDKPVVSIAGEIMPDIKHEFYSYESKYTDGGADLQIPANISPEMLAELQSLAKKAFQAVGARGLSRVDFLVDRETGDCYLNEINTMPGFTKFSMYPKLWEASGIGYSELLDRLIALAQEK comes from the coding sequence ATGTCAAAAATTCGCGTTCTCGTTCTCTTCGGTGGACAAAGTGGTGAACATGAAGTGTCGCTTGCTTCTGCTCGTTCAGTCGTCAGTGCTCTCGATCATGAAAAATATGATATCATCCCCGTTCTTATCACAAAAAATGGTCGATGGATAGCGAGTGGCACGGCTCTCGACATACTTTCTGGTGGTCAAGAAATAGCAGAATGAACTTCTCTGCCGGACTTTCGTGCGATGTGAGTTGATGTTGTTTTTCCTGTCCTTCATGGCCCTTATGGCGAAGACGGACGGCTTCAATGACTCCTTGATATGATAGGACTTCCGTATGTCGGAAGTGGTGTCGGTGGTTCGGCAGTTGGTATGGATAAGATTTATTCCAAAGCTGTTTTTACTCAAGCTTGACTGAAACAGCTCCCATTCTATGCTTTTAATGCATATGATTGGAAAACAAATCAAACTGCTGTTATCGGATGAATAGAGGCGCTCGGGTATCCAGTATTTGTTAAACCAGCAAATATGGGGAGCTCTGTCGGTATTTCCAAAGTAAAATCTTCCGAAGCGCTCGTTGCAGCTATTGAGGAGGCGATTGTTTATGATACAAGAATTGTGGTTGAAAAAGGACTCAATCGTCCACGAGAAATAGAGCTGGCTGTTCTCGGTAATGATAAACCAGTCGTCTCTATTGCGTGAGAAATCATGCCTGATATCAAACATGAGTTTTATTCCTACGAGTCAAAGTATACCGACTGAGGTGCTGATTTGCAAATCCCTGCTAATATTTCTCCTGAAATGCTTGCGGAGCTTCAATCCCTGGCAAAAAAAGCATTCCAAGCGGTTGGTGCCCGAGGACTGTCTCGTGTTGATTTTTTGGTTGACCGAGAGACGGGAGATTGCTATCTCAATGAAATCAATACGATGCCTGGATTTACCAAGTTTAGTATGTATCCAAAGCTTTGGGAAGCTTCAGGTATCGGGTATTCAGAACTTCTGGACCGGCTCATCGCTTTGGCACAAGAAAAATAA
- a CDS encoding S-ribosylhomocysteine lyase, which translates to MERIASFSVDHNHLAPGMYLSREDTTPSGDIIRTYDIRMKSPNHEPVLSIGSAHTIEHLGATFLRNDIIWGKKTIYFGPMGCRTGMYVLFSGKPTGAEVVEILQKMYQWIMELPEDYPIPGATAAECGNYRDHDLRDAKKDAQKFFQSIKAEKELGKYKYL; encoded by the coding sequence ATGGAACGTATCGCTTCATTCTCTGTCGACCATAACCACCTTGCTCCAGGTATGTATCTCTCTCGAGAAGACACAACACCTTCAGGTGATATCATACGAACGTACGATATCCGGATGAAATCTCCAAATCATGAACCAGTACTCAGTATCGGCTCTGCGCACACGATTGAACATCTCGGAGCTACATTTCTCCGAAACGATATAATCTGGTGAAAAAAGACCATTTATTTTGGTCCTATGGGATGTCGAACAGGTATGTATGTGCTTTTCTCTGGTAAACCAACTGGAGCAGAGGTCGTTGAAATTCTTCAAAAAATGTATCAATGGATTATGGAACTTCCAGAAGATTATCCAATCCCATGAGCAACAGCAGCAGAATGCGGAAATTATAGGGACCACGATCTCAGAGATGCAAAAAAAGACGCTCAAAAATTCTTCCAGAGCATCAAAGCTGAGAAAGAGTTAGGAAAATATAAATATTTATAA
- a CDS encoding lyase family protein: MTTNPYPAGDLTLEERAVKEFQLRVVCPDDGKYAQKDLTPYLSAEAEWLACVEVQRVLLATRVDFGAEATIEDLRTLESALPNIDVLNIALLEATGTKPDQLAVLAEMGRVTDEHILSLLHPGTTSYDILDTARSYLLKKAWNEKMRKLVVSVVEKILHIAEEFITPGDDGKIRAIQVGRTHFQHTSPVPFGVTLVGYAARLSERMSKCDISFDSLRGKVSGIVGTQASVGTVIGKDRAMEFEEKALARLGLKPDLTATQIVQKEGLSDVGHSIVGLMGVLADFANDMRLLYSSEIAEVTSMDAEKRLGGSSADAGKNNPIHWENIAGKFAVVESGMRVLYSLITTDFQRDLRGSVQARYQPNMMIAETYESFARALKELDQLTIREQQMAANLDGVRKSPTEALVAILRKYAWRHSEHGVGHDFVKKMAQKAKKEQKLLIEICQGDAEFQTLWNEKITDEEKAVLGGKIELYIGTSLERAKVNIAFARANVAA; this comes from the coding sequence ATGACTACCAATCCTTACCCTGCCGGAGATCTTACCTTGGAAGAAAGGGCAGTAAAAGAATTTCAACTCCGAGTCGTCTGCCCTGATGATGGGAAGTATGCTCAGAAAGATCTCACACCCTATCTCTCCGCAGAAGCAGAATGGCTGGCCTGCGTGGAAGTGCAGAGAGTATTACTCGCAACTCGTGTAGATTTTGGAGCTGAAGCGACCATTGAAGACCTACGAACACTCGAAAGTGCGCTACCAAATATAGACGTCCTCAATATCGCCCTCTTGGAAGCAACAGGAACGAAACCTGACCAGCTCGCTGTCCTCGCAGAAATGGGCCGTGTAACAGATGAGCATATTCTATCCCTGCTCCATCCAGGCACGACTTCGTATGATATTCTCGATACTGCTCGTTCTTATTTGCTCAAAAAGGCATGGAACGAAAAAATGCGAAAACTCGTCGTCTCTGTTGTAGAAAAAATACTCCATATTGCAGAAGAATTTATCACCCCAGGCGATGATGGGAAGATACGAGCGATACAGGTTGGACGGACACACTTTCAGCACACTTCTCCTGTGCCTTTTGGTGTTACTCTCGTTGGGTATGCAGCGCGTCTCTCCGAACGAATGAGCAAGTGTGATATAAGCTTTGATAGTCTTAGATGAAAAGTAAGTGGCATAGTCGGCACCCAAGCCAGTGTCGGAACAGTTATCGGAAAAGACAGGGCCATGGAATTCGAAGAAAAAGCACTTGCCAGACTCTGACTCAAGCCAGACCTCACAGCAACGCAAATCGTACAAAAAGAATGACTCTCAGATGTCTGACATAGTATCGTATGACTGATGGGTGTTCTCGCCGATTTTGCGAATGATATGCGTTTGCTGTATTCTTCCGAGATTGCAGAAGTGACTTCCATGGATGCAGAAAAAAGACTCGGTGGATCTTCCGCAGATGCAGGAAAAAATAATCCTATCCATTGGGAAAATATCGCTGGTAAATTCGCTGTCGTAGAATCAGGCATGCGCGTGCTCTACTCTCTGATTACCACAGATTTTCAGCGCGATCTCCGATGATCAGTCCAGGCCCGCTATCAACCAAATATGATGATAGCCGAAACATATGAATCATTTGCTCGTGCCCTAAAAGAGCTCGATCAGCTCACCATCCGAGAACAGCAAATGGCCGCAAATCTTGACTGAGTTCGCAAGAGTCCTACCGAAGCACTTGTAGCCATCCTCAGAAAATATGCTTGGAGACACAGTGAACATGGCGTAGGACATGATTTCGTAAAAAAAATGGCGCAAAAAGCAAAGAAAGAACAAAAGCTCCTTATCGAAATATGCCAATGAGATGCTGAATTTCAGACCCTCTGGAATGAAAAAATTACAGATGAAGAAAAAGCTGTTCTGGGCTGAAAAATAGAGCTCTATATAGGAACAAGTCTCGAACGAGCAAAGGTAAATATTGCTTTTGCAAGGGCGAATGTCGCTGCTTAG
- a CDS encoding peptidylprolyl isomerase produces MPQNPSVTLHTNHGDITLEIFADKVPRTAKNFVELAQRGYYTGTIFHRVMRDFMIQGGDPTGTGRGGESVYGEKFEDEFHPELSHKKGFLSMANAGPNTNGSQFFIVHAEETAWLDGKHSVFGQVVNGLDIVDIIASVPTDSGDRPFKKVEIVRVTIQD; encoded by the coding sequence ATGCCACAAAATCCTTCCGTAACGCTTCACACCAACCATGGTGATATCACGCTCGAAATCTTTGCAGACAAAGTCCCAAGGACAGCAAAAAATTTCGTCGAACTCGCACAACGTGGCTACTATACAGGTACGATATTTCATCGTGTGATGCGAGATTTTATGATCCAATGAGGTGACCCGACTGGTACTGGTCGAGGAGGGGAAAGTGTGTATGGTGAAAAATTTGAAGATGAATTTCATCCAGAGCTTTCTCATAAAAAATGATTTCTCTCCATGGCGAACGCTGGTCCCAATACGAATGGAAGTCAATTTTTTATCGTGCATGCCGAAGAGACTGCATGGCTTGACGGAAAGCATTCTGTCTTTTGACAGGTCGTAAATGGGCTTGATATCGTCGACATCATCGCTTCTGTTCCTACCGATAGTGGTGATCGCCCATTCAAAAAAGTAGAAATTGTTCGAGTAACAATCCAAGATTAA